The nucleotide sequence CCTCCACTTCTCTGGCCCGCTCACAGCTACGTCTACGCCCAATGTCGTTAAGGCCGTAATATTTGATCGTGCGACGCGGCTATGACAAATGTCGCCAGCTATGACGACTTTCAGGTCTTGAAATGTGCCAAATTCCTGATAGATCGTGACAAGGTCGAGCAGCGATTGTGTCGGGTGGTCTCCACAGCCATCACCAGCATTAATGATTGAACACGATGTTGCTTCGACGAGTTGTTCATAATACGCTTCTTCACAATGGCGAATGACGATCAGATCAACGCCGATAGACTCCAAGGTTTTGACCGTATCGTAAAGTGTTTCGCCTTTTTCAACGCTACTTTGCGACACTTCAAAGGGGATGACATCCATGCCTAGTCTTCGTTCTGCCATTTCAAAGCTGCTTTTTGTTCGTGTACTTGGTTCAAAAAAAAGATTGGCAGCAAACCATTGGCGTGGACATGACATTTGCTTCCCTTTTGCAAAGCTGTCCGCCGCTTCAATGAGTTCACTAAGCGTTTCTTTACTCAGAGATTGGATATTGAGCAAATGGTTCATAAGGGGAATCCTCCTTAGAATATTGCCCTGGACGCATCATGTTCTGGTCTTTTCGTACGATTCATCTGCACAAAAAAAGCCTGGCACAAAGACCAGACCGAAGTGAAGGCAAATGCCTTTTTCAGACCGTCATCCTTTGCGCGCCTCTCAGGACGTCTTTAAAAGATGCATGTTTCATTACGCTGCAGAATCATTATTTTGCGCTAGTGCTTCATCAACATTCATTGTTTTCTGCCGACCTGGCAAAACGAGGTTAAGGACAATCCCGACCAATGTCGCCAAAGCCATACCTGAAAGCTCGAAGCCTTGCACTCGAATGACTGCGCCACCGACACCGATCACGAGAATGACCGAAGAAATTATCAAGTTCCGTTTATCACCTAAGTCGATATGATTGTCCACGAGCATTCGCAAGCCAGAGGCAGCAATGATTCCAAATAAGAGGATGGATGCACCGCCCATGACTGACGCTGGTATGGAGGACACAAACGCCGCCACTTTTGCGGAAAAGCCGAACAAAATGGCTAACACCGCAGCGCCTCCTAAGACATACACAGAGAATACTCTCGTAATGGCAAGGACACCAATGTTTTCGCCGTACGTCGTATTTGGCGGGCCGCCAAGCATTGAGGAAATCATAACCGCTAAGCCATCGCCTGCGATCGAGCGATGCAAGCCCGGTTTTTTAAGCGTATTTTGACCAGTCACCTTACTCAGTACGAGCTGATGCCCTGTATGCTCAGCGAATGTCACCATGGCGACAGGAACCATTGCCAGCGCTAAGAGCCAATTCCATGAAGGTGTGTATGTGACAAATGGGATAAAAAAGTCCGGAGCCGCGAACCAAGGCGCTTCGACGATCGGCGTCGTATCGACGAGCCCAAAGTACAGAGCCGCACCATACCC is from Litoribacterium kuwaitense and encodes:
- a CDS encoding aspartate carbamoyltransferase catalytic subunit, translating into MNHLLNIQSLSKETLSELIEAADSFAKGKQMSCPRQWFAANLFFEPSTRTKSSFEMAERRLGMDVIPFEVSQSSVEKGETLYDTVKTLESIGVDLIVIRHCEEAYYEQLVEATSCSIINAGDGCGDHPTQSLLDLVTIYQEFGTFQDLKVVIAGDICHSRVARSNITALTTLGVDVAVSGPEKWRDRSLEKVAPYRDFDEAVQDSDVVMMLRIQNERHDQIVVDKAYLSKHGLTEERAARMKPGAIIMHPAPVNRGVEMASALVESESSRIFKQMTNGVFTRMAVIEAVLQQKWGQKNGNPSQAGSTFTAV
- a CDS encoding solute carrier family 23 protein — encoded protein: MTYGIHERPPFHRWLIFSFQHLFAMVGATVLVPYLTGLDPAVALVTSGIGTLTYIIVTKGQIPAYLGSSFAFIAPLTTAIAGDGLDTAMLGAFLAGLLYGILSLLIYAFGTGWLFAILPPIVVGPVIMVIGLGLAPTAIDNAMTGGGGEYSLTHLSVAFITLAICVIAAMYFRGVLSLVPILFGMVGGYGAALYFGLVDTTPIVEAPWFAAPDFFIPFVTYTPSWNWLLALAMVPVAMVTFAEHTGHQLVLSKVTGQNTLKKPGLHRSIAGDGLAVMISSMLGGPPNTTYGENIGVLAITRVFSVYVLGGAAVLAILFGFSAKVAAFVSSIPASVMGGASILLFGIIAASGLRMLVDNHIDLGDKRNLIISSVILVIGVGGAVIRVQGFELSGMALATLVGIVLNLVLPGRQKTMNVDEALAQNNDSAA